The region ACATTTTCAGTTCTTACCTCCCATCAGGAACAGGAGTCCAGCTACATACTGCATCAGGTCATGTTGCTTACAGCAGCCGAGGGCTCCAATCACCCAGCCAAACAGAATGATGGACACTGCCATTCCTATGAAACTGGCGGTCATTCTCTGCAGGTCTACAAGTGGAGAGAGACTTGgtcaaacacaacacagcattGGAAGGCCCACAGCaggaaaaactgttttgttCTTTTAGGAGCATTTGTGAGCCTTTATTATGTAGTCCAGAGTTAGTCACATTCAGGGGTGGAGTGGAACAACAAACAatttttagggggggggggtgataacTCACGGAGTGCGTGCCACTCGTCCTGTCGGATGGTCCTGGTTAAGTTGATGTTCAGATTTCTGGGCAGGGCTGATGAGGAGTAGTAGTATTTAATTGGTATGCATCGCTGAACCAAACCTGCAAAGAGAGAGTGGAACCAACACGTAGGTGTGTTTAACTACAAGAGGCCACGTTTGAATGGTATTTCAGGGTCTCCCTGAGtagaaaaaatatgttgttgtgtggaaagatataaaacaaaataaaacattgacatACTTAAACATCTCATTTAGGCTGTTAGCCCAGGCTACACCGTGGATATAAATATAATTCACACACATTCAGGGTTTATAAAGCCCAGTCTTACATCACTGGCCAGTGTATCCTGTTGACTACGCGCCCTGTTGCCGTTTTGCTAGATCACTATAAATACTTAACACACAATAGGCCTAGTGCAATCCAATGCCCTCGTTAATACATACAAAGAATTACGTTGAGTGACACAGCTAATTCAGACATCAACAATGTTGCCATATTACTGTCACAGTGTTATTAAATGGTGGAGGGAATGccgtgtttgttgttgttgcgtAGGCCTGGATGTGGGCGGACCGCTGGCTAACCGCTAGCATACAGCAATCAGCACCTCGGATAGCGCCTCATGCAGCGCTCAAAATCCGATGATGACTCGCTCTGTTCACCATCACTGGGCACAAAACAGGCCTTAAAAACTAAGACATTAGCGCCACTGACATTATAAGTATacagacaatacatttttctgatAGGACGTGATGAAATAATGAAACCTTTAAAGATTAGATCTTCTGTCTCCAGGTCGAATCCCTCCCGATGACACTTCCTCCACAGCCCAGTGATGGTGGAGTTGTACTGCCGACTGCAGAGAGACTCCATGGCCGGAGCAGGGGGCAAGAAGTGCCGCTTGCCCCGTAGAAGCACTCCCCCGCTGGACCCTTTCCTTTCCACGTTATTCTCTTTCGGTAGCATGCGGAGTGGAAGGTTATGGTTGGAGATGTAGATGTATCCGGGGTCGTTCCTTTTGTTGGAATAATTTTTACAACGTTCCCTGTGCCTCCTTGCATCCGTCTCGTACCAATTGTCAGTGCATATTGCCACTGCTATGAGCCCCAACGCGCAAAAAGCCAAAAACAGTCCCGCGGCCGTCAATGTCCTCATAGCAGTCATGATTGTTTCACAGTGTGGAAGAGAACCCTTATGTTCCGCGCGCGCGGGGGGTTCCGGGATAAATCCTTCGCGGGGATAACAATCAGTAGCTCGTGCGGAAGGATGTCGTCGCTCTTTGCCGCAGCATCCAAATTATATTGCTGGGATGGCCTTGTAAAGATCATGCTAGGCCATATTACTGAGAACAGATTAACTTTACTTCTCCGTTGATCCAATGCGAGCAAATACCAGTTACCCTTACGTTATTAGAAACATCCGTAAGATGATGTCAGCCAGGCCCGTGTTTTGGTTCTCTTCTCTCTGGCAGTGAGTCAGTCCGGTATTGCTCAGTGTGTTTGGAGAGTCACTAGTCAATGCCAGCAGATGGCGACAGAGACGACATTTGATGCATCAGCTTAACCAGGCATTTAGTGCAGCAGTTACAGCCAACGTTACTGGCCCTCTTGATAAGAATGACCAAAAGGGGCTGTATCAAATAAACAACAAGGCACTGAACTATATCATAACTTTCCaacatgttaaatgtattttgatttcaaTTCAAGGTCGTTATTGGAttgtgacttttttttttttactttgccaaagcaagtgggaaaaaataaatatacaagtaAAATCATGTCtctaaacatacatttatttttctaacaGATTCTGCCAACATTATTGTTACCTTTGTTTTCAGGTCATACTGCCCCCACCCCTTTGCCAAACGTATTCCTATGTTTATGACATTTGAGAAAACCGTTGAATGGATTTAAGACCATTCCATACAGAATGCTTCCATATTCTTGAGGTCCTTAGGTCCTTAGGTCTACGCTTATTTACTGCCATCTCCAATTCAAGGTTTTTGGCTGACATGTCCTTGTCTTAACCTTAGCCCCTAACCCATTGACTTGAACCCTCAAAATTATTTTCCCTTAATTTGTTCTAAGCAAATATTCAccattgttttacaatgttcaTGTTATGGATAATtttgtaatgaaaaaaataagtgtTGTATTtgagtctacacacaataccacataatgacaaagcaaacatgtttttttttctc is a window of Esox lucius isolate fEsoLuc1 chromosome 19, fEsoLuc1.pri, whole genome shotgun sequence DNA encoding:
- the si:ch211-87j1.4 gene encoding transmembrane protein 178B, encoding MTAMRTLTAAGLFLAFCALGLIAVAICTDNWYETDARRHRERCKNYSNKRNDPGYIYISNHNLPLRMLPKENNVERKGSSGGVLLRGKRHFLPPAPAMESLCSRQYNSTITGLWRKCHREGFDLETEDLIFKGLVQRCIPIKYYYSSSALPRNLNINLTRTIRQDEWHALHLQRMTASFIGMAVSIILFGWVIGALGCCKQHDLMQYVAGLLFLMGGTCCIISLCTCVAGINFELSRYPRYMYGIPEDISHGYGWSMFCAWGGLGLTLLAGFLCTLAPSLYPPVPHTTAERSQRKPRHENGCV